The sequence below is a genomic window from Uranotaenia lowii strain MFRU-FL chromosome 2, ASM2978415v1, whole genome shotgun sequence.
TTAATCGATCAATGAAAACTGATGAAGCAACTGACCTACATGAACAAgagataattattttgaatctataaattatcttttattcattcaacgatgcagattttagggaagaatgccagTAAGTGgcaaattctcgaaaaaaaaagatacagatttttttccctaATGTTTAAAcaacgatttgaaaaataaatttcacacttattcttgttttcgatcgaatggcattcgttcgaaagttttgcaattttgcattcttgttttcgttcgaacgaatgagaaccgttcgatctttcgaacatcgttcgtACGAACAAAAAACTGCATTCCCGTTTTCGatcgaaattattttttgtatggaCTGACAAACGCGAGTCTAATGCTGCGAATGATAACCGTTTAAAGCAATTGGTGGAATTTAATGCAGGTTATAAAACACAAAAGTGgttcaaaataacatattttgttcaaatttgagaagaaatgagaaaaatatgatacTTAAACTAAACGTAAAAATAGATCCAGGCCTAATTGAGCCAACTGCCACGGAAACCTCTGCCAATGAATATGACCGGTTGTAGAGTcgaaaggtgtttaaaaatttcaattttgtcgagaTCAATGTTACAAATGGatatctttaatttaaaaataacaaaattttttaggatacaaactcatttttatttaaataattttcaatttttgtcgattttttctacGCGAGTTCCGATCTCCTACGACGGGGCAACTTTCCAGCAGCAACAGCGATAGCAATAACCCCGCCGGCTGTTATCGGCTCCGATTTGTCAAACTTCTGGATATCACGAAATAGCCTGCTGATGCTGCTGTCGGAGGTTTTCTGGGTGGGCCTGATCCGCTCGAGcatgatttgagatttttttcttgtctcTGCACACGAGAAATGTCATTTTGATACAGCAGGGCTGCTTAGAAATTTCGAAGTTCATCTGGTAGGTAACACCAACATCGAACGTATcgcattcgaacgaaaacaagaatagctttttcgaattcgttcgaaagtatccgttcgaacgaacgacagatacgccgtaaacaagaataagggtgtttatcatttttttgcaattctgaaattttgtcGTCCAGAAGCCACTgtaattactcacagtcttcagaaaaattgatcatgaagttagaacctttttttctaaatcattttGATACTGTACACTTTTGCTAGAAAGtgcataaattttttcaatgaattttaacgttgtgtttttaaaagttataccgaaaaaaaagcagatacaaaaaaatacaaatttgcattcagaTGTGTTGGAGATGTTTTTGAATTCTATTCCAAAACTCCTAACACTTCATATtaaaacagcttttataaatagtttttatcCCTTATTGGCTTCAAAAACTCATAGGGAACGCAAATATTACAAATTCTGCCcaccattttttcttttgattaatTGTTACTCTGGAATCTCTTGTGTTTTATTAATGCATTAACTTGAATTCAGAAATCTTTAAAAGGTTTGTAATtcttacatttaaaattttcatattcaatttcTGTTCTTTTTTTACGGTCGATGTGAtagatttcaaaccaaattaaattaaattggatctaagttttttttgaatttcttaataaaggttagtttgaagtttcataattcatatttgaatgatgtaAATTCGAGGGAGAGATTAATTCGTGCAAGAGAAActttactgtgattcaaaaACTCAATCGTTATTTTGCAATCTATGTAATGTTATGAATTCCTCGTAAACGCAAGTGAGAATAGTACTGCGTTGGATTTTGGAATAAGTTAGACATAactttgtacaaattttaaattttcaataaaccaactgtgaacaaaagaaaaaatacagaattggaaattctaattaatatttaaatttcagattcgtCTTAGCTTTTTATTCTTGAAGTAAAACTGCATGATAAAGGCAATCAGTGTAttacttcagaaaaaaaaaaattcaagtatttcagtgttataacaaTATTCACTCCccttttgactttttcaaatgtgttagtccaacaaaatcaaaacataatgAAGATTctgaaacaaatacaaaatttatcacaatttgCTTATGTAAATTTAGACATATGAGGGATATTAGtgacaagtaaaaaaaatgtccctACATTTCATTACCTAGCTCAAATGTTAAGTAGATAAATGGTTAGGAAATTCAAAGTCAAAACTCTAAGAAATTCAACAGAAGTTGATTGGTATAATTCGGTCCAGGGAActgcaagttacagctgcttgagtttggtagaCCGACTTTTCTTCAATCTTAAGCCTTTAAgtgataaacaaactttttcattgattaaacacccccacggagtgggaaatttttgaaaattcaaaagcacaTATACTAGGGgaagtccaatttttttttagaaattcgaGCATTTACGGGTATATTgcaacggttttttgccgcttggggggggtgatcaccccgatcaccccccccccataggaccgcgcctggcgCAGTGGATCTGCCTGctgaatatcatccgcgcttggtggcctggcaactggatctcgaatgaggaactacatcgccggtgtcatcaaagggcgctagaaatcgagattcgggaacgtaaatggagatggattgggcacacgctgcgaaaagatgaaaacgagatttgcagagaggcgctagactggaatcaaaaaggacatcgaagaagaggcaggcccagaaactcgtggcggcaaagcctagccgctgaaatccgaactgtcgacgagagtcttgactgggaccaggtgaagacgctggctccggatcgtcaacagtggagttcttttaccacggccttatgcaccggaggatcggcgcgggaccattaagtaagtaagtaagtggatttgctcatacaaaaaaaaatatacaagaaAAATTAACCTACAATTTGAAGCAGAGATATTCCAATACTAAACGAGTTGTAATTAATTTCAACTCGAAGGACGGAATTAGTGGAATTAGTGCGTCCAAGACGCTCGCGGATCCGAGGCCGACCGAACCCACTTGtctagtaataacaaggtcacgatcgacgacgacgagctggagatagtcgaagatttTGTCTATCTCGACTCACTGGTGAACGCAGATAATGACACCAGCCGagccgtgagatccggtggcaaatgatcagcggaagttgtGCCTCGGGTATCAGAAGAGGGGTAGCCTTAATAGCGGCAAGTTACCCAAAAATACGGAAAATTGTACTGTACCTAgcctttttttcatcaaagattccatcatttacctgagaattctgaaaaagaaaaatttattaaaggcGGCGTAAAGCCTATCCCCTTAGGgatagcattaaagctcttttccaCATTTGGTAAGGAATGATAGTATGTCTTTTCAGTTTAATTTCTTGAACTCAGTCTCGCTTAAAGCGTGATATCCCAGAGTAGAAAAACGTAGTCTAGCAAATGAgagacagttacatataagttGAAAGGGATCTTCTACATCTGATTCCCAACTGCTGCATACTGGAGATTCAACACGCTGATTGTTGTACATGTGATAGTTGAgattacaatgaccggagaatGCTCTGATCAGGATGCTGCAATGACATTTACTTAAAGATAACATATAGATATGATCAAAGatgctttttctaaaaataatttagtgtccaactcttccctgTATCGATCATGCTGGTTgaaggaccaagtttgaatttggtttctgaaccaacatggcgatattgggacagccggctctggtccgcaaaattccttttccgatccagctctGGCGAGTTCGTTGGCGcactcgtttccaaaaattcccttatgtccggatactcatagaaggtttaatccgttgccttcagcaagttcttcgattgctttccggcatgagaaccagttttgatctagaactagAAGCACTAAGTGATTTGATATCTGCTTGGCCATCTgcacagaaataaattgttttaaatgtaaatttctTTTGGAGTGCAATGGAACGGTCTcaccaaaaatgtttaaaaagaaGGCCAATTTTAGATCTAGGAGTCTGCCTGGAAAAATGTGGTCCTAGAGTCCACGGGGAAGTCCACTTTCCGAAGGCTCTCAAGATGTTGGTGGTCGCTAAACTGTTTCCACCCGTCCAGATTAACCTATCCCTTGACTAATTTCAATCTTTCGGATTTTGATAACTGTTAGCACTTTTACTGTCAGAAAAAACGCGTCGTGTTCCTTTAACCGCAGCCTACCAAGTccaatctttcgattgctttgattcagtagatttattcaatcaagtagaCATATTAGAGCAtctgtatccgtggtctattCCTGGGTCTAGTTTATACTAGAATTggaccaaagaaattagatccagTCTAGTGAAAACTGGTAACcacactcgtgttccattaactgtcaaacacGGCTTAGAACTGGGTCGACCAGATCttacaccagatctcgacggcttgtgcatttttaagtcatttggcataaaaattaaaacttcgaTTTCTCCATTTCCTCAGGTCCctcttttggtaatttttgaagatcaaaaaccaaaaactttgaGCTCTTTGAgacacccctaaatcaagtccgattgagctcaAATTTGACACAGGTGAGTTtattgggccaatctacaaatgtatatggtcagtttttaaaattcgaNNNNNNNNNNNNNNNNNNNNNNNNNNNNNNNNNNNNNNNNNNNNNNNNNNNNNNNNNNNNNNNNNNNNNNNNNNNNNNNNNNNNNNNNNNNNNNNNNNNNNNNNNNNNNNNNNNNNNNNNNNNNNNNNNNNNNNNNNNNNNNNNNNNNNNNNNNNNNNNNNNNNNNNNNNNNNNNNNNNNNNNNNNNNNNNNNNNNNNNNNNNNNNNNNNNNNNNNNNNNNNNNNNNNNNNNNNNNNNNNNNNNNNNNNNNNNNNNNNNNNNNNNNNNNNNNNNNNNNNNNNNNNNNNNNNNNNNNNNNNNNNNNNNNNNNNNNNNNNNNNNNNNNNNNNNNNNNNNNNNNNNNNNNNNNNNNNNNNNNNNNNNNNNNNNNNNNNNNNNNNNNNNNNNNNNNNNNNNNNNNNNNNNNNNNNNNNNNNNNNNNNNNNNNNNNNNNNNNNNNNNNNNNNNNNNNNNNNNNNNNNNNNNNNNNNNNNNNNNNNNNNNNNNNNNNNNNNNNNNNGGTGGAAAAAAGgtaccaacaatttttttttaaaactcccATAGTAAAAAATTACTTGCTTCCAGACCAAAACATCCTCCCAGTCAGACTTATCGTGTGAAGTCTGCCGAAAAGTATTCAAATATCAACATACCCTGAAGCAACACGAGGAGACACATTACGGAATCAAGAAATTTGAATGCAATATTTGCAACATGCGCTTCCTGCATAAAGGATCATTAAAAGTGCACCTTCGGATGCACACCGGCGAAATGCCTTACCAATGTCCTCATTGTCCGAAGCGATTTCGTGGTCAATCGTCGCTCGATTGCCACGTCTTTCGTCATACCAAACAGGGCACTAAGTGCCCTCAGTGCTCTTCGGTGTTCGCAACGCCCTCGATTGTTAAGCAACACATCCGCGAGGTGCACACAACGGAACGGTCCCACACTTGTCAGATATGTGGTTCCAAttataaacatttgaaaagtcTGCGGTTACATTTACGAAACCACCAAAAACGAGACTGTCCAGAGTGTGGACAAGTTTTTCAAAGTGTGTACGCAATGATGACACACCGGAAAATTCATGCGGAAGATCACTTCCAGTACAAGTGCGAATATTGTGACCGGAAGTTTGAAAGACTGGAAGAACTAGATACGCACAGGAAACTTCGGGGCCGTGCTTTCCAGTGCGAAACGTGTTGTCACAGCTTCAACAAGGCTAGCTACCTAGAGAATCACTCTCGGCGTTTCCACTGGAAAGAGATGGGTTTGGAGCAGCTGAAAATCGCACCCCCCAAGAATGGTTGGAATCGAAAGGGTGTTCCGAAACCGAAGAAACAGAAGAACCTGGAATTAGTGGAACATCAAACTTCGGTTGtatataatgacaaaaattatcaagaaaTTAGAGGTTTAGAGACACAAACGGAACAACATACATTTGAAGTGGTCGAACATTCAGCCTTTGCCAATGAATCGAAACAGGTTGTCACAACAATAACGACAGAAATTGAACCTGTGTTTTCGCAGGAGGAAAATAGAGGAAATTACTCCGACCATCCCTACGAAGATGATGACTATAGCTTTGATTTAAAGGATATTAAGGATTCCAAACCATACTATGAGGTAAATGATGATGTTGAAAAGCAGGAACATATTTCCGGTACTGAAAATGAGAGCCCACTGGCGGTTAGTATTCTTGTATATGGTGATTAAATTGCTTATTACTTATATGTAAATGATAtcttttcagacaattttggcAGAAGAACAGGAAAATCCAACATCCTTTGTTGATACAATTGTACTGGAAGCGAAAcacgaatttaaaaatgaagaaaccaTAAAGCAAGAAACCTTCGATAACGATCATGCATGTCAAACAACTTTAAATGTAGAACTGGAATCTAAATCCAAAAGTCGCAAACGAAAAACTACCCGCTTCCTGCCAAACAAAGCTGTGAAAAAGGAACTGTTTTGCCCATTTTGTGGGGAGTCCGTCGAAGGTCGTCTAGCATTACGGGAACACAAGAACATTTGTCACTCAAATGCAGACGATGGTATTGCTGTGAGTATTTTCATATACCTTTTTAATCCcacattttctcaattttatttgattttcaaacaCCAGCCTTATATATGTGAAGTGTGTGGAAAATCGTATTCCTCATCTACGTCCCTTCACACTCATCTCCTATGTCACATATCGGAACGGCGATTTCAATGTGATAAGTGCCCGAAACAATTTTCTTTCCGCTGTTATCTGGAAAACCACCGACGGGTACAACATCTACAAGATTTACTCGTGTGTTCTCTTTGTGGCAAGCAGTTTAAATATGCTCAGGATTTGAAAGTGCACACACGACAGCACGAGGATAGCAAACCATTCAAATGTGACCTCTGTCCTTCGACTTTTCGGTTCCCTAGTGCCCTGCGGAGTCACAAGGCGTGTCACGATGCGGCTGTCTTCAAATGCGATATCTgccaaaaatgtttcaaatatgaCAACAGCCTTCGGGTTCACAAACGCTTGCACTCAGATAGTAACAAATTTCACTGCCCCATTTGCAATCGAGAGTTTAACACCAAAGCCCCCATGCTAAGGCATATGACTGTCCACTCGGCCGAACGAGAACTAAAGTGTGCAGTTTGTGAGAAAATcttctacaaaaaaattcacctcggTATCCATCAAACGAAGGAGCATCCCAATCATCCGCTGATAGGTAAAACAGCTAAAATTCATACTTGTAAAGTTTGCGGTCAAGAGTTTACCAAAAAGAGCAATTTGACTGCCCATAATCTCATCCACGGAAGCGTTTACAAATACAAGTGCCAGCTCTGCGAGGATCAACAATTCAAACAGCATGCTGGTTTGCGACATCATCTGGTGCACTTCCACAAGGTGGAACTTCGGAAACGAGAAGCGAAAAGACCCACAGATGAGCTAGGGAAACAAACTCAAAAGCCCGTTGAAATCGGAACAACCGTTATCAGCGGAACTTTGGCACCGGGAATAGCGTTGATGCATAACGGAAACGAGTTTATGCTACAGCAAATTCAATGTGAGTGAGTACCTAccaatatttatttaattttttttttaataagattgtTAAATGTTTGGAAAAAGACAGTTGTTAATTTTCCGAAAGCATTGCGTTCTATGAGCGAATCTAGAACAGTTCGTTGGGTCAGCCAGTTTTCTGAGAATGAGGAAATAGCATAAATTTTGAACCTATGCGTTTTTGTCAAAGTTGAAGTCAGGAAAATCTTCAACCTGTATTATATAGGTTGCGTCTTCACTCATTTCATAAATGGGTATGCCATAATTTATTGTGAACGCTAGAGCCACCTATGTATTGGACATAAAACCATTGTGGCGATGTTTTTATTGCTACTATCCACTGAACGAAAGCTTAAGGTAGTTTTTATTTGTATGTTCTGatgaaaactcaatttttttaattgaaaattgagtttcaattttcataattccGGGTTGTTTGGGCTTACAGTGTGTAAAGCAtgtgaatcaaaacaaaccaacTTTTGATACGCATTTGGTGGATCCGCGAAAATTTAGACAGTTTTTACGGATGTAAAATCCGTTTCTAGCTCTGTGAAAATGCCCAAAATTTTCACCCCTACGAACCAGATCCGGCTTACGAATGTGGCCGTAGTGCGGATAAAAAAGGGTGGCAAACGGTTCGAAATCGCTTGCTATAAGAACAAGGTTGTATCCTGGCGAACGGGAGCAGAAAAGGATCTAGATGAGGTGCTCCAAACAGTGGCCGTCTTCATGAACGTGTCCAAGGGTGAGGTGGCGAAGAAGGAAGATCTTATGAAAGCGTTCGGCAAGGATGATGTTACCGAAATCTGCAAAGAAATTTTGGCCAAAGGTGAGCTTCAGATATCCGAAAAGGAAAGACAAGATCAGCTGGAATCGATGTTCAGAGAAATCGCAACCAACGTAGCCGATCGGTGCGTGAATCCAGAAACGAAGCGACCATATCCGGTGTCTATCATTGAGAAGTCGATGAAAGATATTCACTACTCAATCAAACCGCACAGAAATGCCAAACAACAGGCACTGGAGGTGATCAAACTGCTGCAGGAAAGCATTCCACTGGAGCGGGCC
It includes:
- the LOC129744650 gene encoding ribosome maturation protein SBDS, with protein sequence MPKIFTPTNQIRLTNVAVVRIKKGGKRFEIACYKNKVVSWRTGAEKDLDEVLQTVAVFMNVSKGEVAKKEDLMKAFGKDDVTEICKEILAKGELQISEKERQDQLESMFREIATNVADRCVNPETKRPYPVSIIEKSMKDIHYSIKPHRNAKQQALEVIKLLQESIPLERAKMRLKVTLAGKEAKRLKEKVTKLCSPVESEEWEGDKLVLTCLINPGHYREMDEIVRTETKGNGNLEVLNLKEVKEGEEVLE
- the LOC129741103 gene encoding zinc finger protein 493-like, whose translation is MKKKPNLLLALPRIVIIVRDQQQQQQQREADRALRKGTPGRSRFELLSYSCFQTKTSSQSDLSCEVCRKVFKYQHTLKQHEETHYGIKKFECNICNMRFLHKGSLKVHLRMHTGEMPYQCPHCPKRFRGQSSLDCHVFRHTKQGTKCPQCSSVFATPSIVKQHIREVHTTERSHTCQICGSNYKHLKSLRLHLRNHQKRDCPECGQVFQSVYAMMTHRKIHAEDHFQYKCEYCDRKFERLEELDTHRKLRGRAFQCETCCHSFNKASYLENHSRRFHWKEMGLEQLKIAPPKNGWNRKGVPKPKKQKNLELVEHQTSVVYNDKNYQEIRGLETQTEQHTFEVVEHSAFANESKQVVTTITTEIEPVFSQEENRGNYSDHPYEDDDYSFDLKDIKDSKPYYEVNDDVEKQEHISGTENESPLATILAEEQENPTSFVDTIVLEAKHEFKNEETIKQETFDNDHACQTTLNVELESKSKSRKRKTTRFLPNKAVKKELFCPFCGESVEGRLALREHKNICHSNADDGIAPYICEVCGKSYSSSTSLHTHLLCHISERRFQCDKCPKQFSFRCYLENHRRVQHLQDLLVCSLCGKQFKYAQDLKVHTRQHEDSKPFKCDLCPSTFRFPSALRSHKACHDAAVFKCDICQKCFKYDNSLRVHKRLHSDSNKFHCPICNREFNTKAPMLRHMTVHSAERELKCAVCEKIFYKKIHLGIHQTKEHPNHPLIGKTAKIHTCKVCGQEFTKKSNLTAHNLIHGSVYKYKCQLCEDQQFKQHAGLRHHLVHFHKVELRKREAKRPTDELGKQTQKPVEIGTTVISGTLAPGIALMHNGNEFMLQQIQCE